From Paraburkholderia sprentiae WSM5005:
CTCGCGAACGCCGACACATTGCATCCGCTGCAGCAGGCGTTCATCGATCACGACGCATTCCAGTGCGGCTACTGTACGCCGGGGCAAATCTGCTCGGCGCACGCGATGCTCGAAGAGGGGCATGTGCGCTGCGCGGCCGACGTGCGCGAGCAGATGAGCGGCAATCTGTGCCGCTGCGGCGCATATACGAACATCGTCGCGGCGATTCTCGAGGTGGCGCACCTGGCCGACGCGGACGACGCGCCAGTCATCCCGCTCGCGCATCGACCCGGAGCGCGGCCATGAACCGCTTCTCGTACACGCGCGCCGATGCGGTGCAGGATGCACTGGAACGGCAT
This genomic window contains:
- a CDS encoding (2Fe-2S)-binding protein encodes the protein MATPEAETARADAPASHALRFEINGETRHFDVEAWTSLLDLLREHAHLSGTKKGCDHGQCGACTAVVNGQRINTCLALAVVYDGASITTIEGLANADTLHPLQQAFIDHDAFQCGYCTPGQICSAHAMLEEGHVRCAADVREQMSGNLCRCGAYTNIVAAILEVAHLADADDAPVIPLAHRPGARP